A genomic stretch from Pempheris klunzingeri isolate RE-2024b chromosome 23, fPemKlu1.hap1, whole genome shotgun sequence includes:
- the klc2 gene encoding kinesin light chain 2 — protein MSTMVYPREEALERLSQDEIVLNTKAVMQGLETLRGEHAQLLNSLLDCTQPPVAQEKSGLLRKSLEAIELGLGEAQVIIALSSHLSAVESEKQKLRAQVRRLCQENQWLRDELAGTQHKLQRSEQSVAQLEEEKKHLEFMNQIKKFDDDVLPSDEKNQSSGGSGGGGSGGDASKDSLDDLFPNDDDQGPAQPSGEVAAQQGGYEIPARLRTLHNLVIQYASQGRYEVAVPLCKQALEDLEKTSGHDHPDVATMLNILALVYRDQNKYKEAAHLLNDALAIREKTLGKDHPAVAATLNNLAVLYGKRGKYKEAEPLCKRALEIREKVLGKYHPDVAKQLNNLALLCQNQGKYDEVEYYYRRALEIYESKLGADDPNVAKTKNNLATCYLKQGKFKDAESLYKEILTRAHEKEFGSVNNDNKPIWMHAEEREESKGKRKDSGPYVEYGSWYKACKVDSPTVNTTLKSLGALYRRQGKLEAAETLEECASKSRKQGIDAINQSKVVELLKDGGAGGGDRRHSREGINGPGGQRGENEGDDSAEWNGVSSWTPVHDGNGSLRRSGSFGKIRDALRRSSEMLVKKLQGSGPQEARNPGMKRASSLNFLNKSTEETTQDANSGFSDCRGLSASNVDLSRRSSLIG, from the exons ATGTCCACCATGGTGTATCCACGTGAAGAAGCCCTGGAGCGACTGAGCCAGGATGAGATTGTCCTCAACACTAAGGCCGTCATGCAGGGTCTGGAGACGCTGCGTGGAGAACACGCCCAGCTCCTCAACTCGCTGCTGGACTGCACCCAGCCACCCGTCGCTCAGGAGAAATCTGGGCTGCTCCGCAAGAGTCTGGAGGCCATCGAGCTCGGCCTGGGGGAGGCGCAG GTGATCATCGCCCTGTCGAGCCACCTGAGTGCCGTGGAGTCGGAGAAGCAGAAGCTTCGCGCTCAGGTGCGCCGGCTCTGCCAGGAGAACCAGTGGCTGCGGGACGAGCTGGCGGGAACGCAGCACAAGCTGCAGCGCAGTGAGCAGAGCGTCgcccagctggaggaggagaagaagcacCTGGAGTTCATGAATCAGATCAAGAAGTTCGATGATGACGTCTTGCCCTCGGACGAGAAGAACCAGAGCTCTGGTGGCAGCGGTGGCGGGGGGAGCGGAGGAGACGCTTCAAAGGACAGCCTGGATGACTTGTTCCCCAACGATGATGACCAGGGACCAG CCCAGCCCAGCGGAGAGGTGGCAGCTCAGCAGGGAGGCTACGAGATCCCGGCCCGCCTCAGGACGCTCCACAACCTGGTGATCCAGTACGCCTCGCAGGGGAGGTACGAGGTGGCCGTGCCGCTGTGCAAACAAGCCCTAGAGGACCTGGAGAAGACGTCTGGACACGACCACCCTGACGTAGCCACCATGCTCAACATCCTGGCCTTGGTGTACAG GGATCAGAACAAGTACAAAGAAGCAGCTCACCTCCTGAATGACGCCCTGGCCATCAGAGAAAAGACACTTGGGAAGGATCACCCAGCTGTGGCCGCAACCCTCAACAACCTGGCCGTTCTATACGGCAAGAGGGGCAAGTACAAGGAGGCTGAACCTCTCTGCAAGAGAGCGCTGGAGATCAGAGAGAAG GTGTTGGGGAAGTACCACCCAGATGTGGCCAAGCAGCTGAACAACCTGGCCCTGCTGTGTCAGAACCAGGGCAAGTACGACGAGGTGGAGTACTACTACAGACGAGCCCTGGAGATCTACGAGTCCAAACTGGGAGCTGATGACCCCAACGTGGCCAAGACCAAAAATAACCTG GCCACATGCTACCTGAAGCAGGGGAAGTTCAAGGATGCCGAGTCTCTGTACAAAGAGATCCTGACCCGGGCACACGAGAAGGAGTTTGGATCTGTCAATA ACGACAACAAGCCAATCTGGATGCacgcagaggagagagaggagagcaag GGTAAGCGCAAGGACTCTGGCCCATATGTAGAGTATGGAAGCTGGTATAAGGCCTGCAAGGTGGACAG ccCCACAGTGAACACAACCCTCAAAAGCTTAGGAGCTTTGTACCGTCGCCAGGGCAAactggaggcagcagaaacacTGGAGGAGTGCGCCAGCAAGTCACGTAAACAG GGCATTGATGCCATTAACCAGAGTAAAGtggtggagctgctgaaggacgggggagctggagggggAGACAGACGACACAGCAGGGAAGGAATCAACGGGCCGGGGGGACAGCGGGGGGAGAATGAGGGCGATGACTCTGCTGAGTGGAACGGGGTCAGTTCATGGACACCAGTTCAT GATGGTAATGGGTCTCTGCGTCGCAGCGGCTCCTTCGGGAAGATTCGAGATGCCCTGAGGAGGAGCAGCGAGATGCTGGTGAAGAAGCTGCAGGGGAGCGGACCACAAGAAGCCCGCAACCCAGG AATGAAGAGAGCGAGCTCCCTTAACTTCCTCAACAAGAGCACTGAGGAGACCACACAG GACGCCAACTCCGGGTTCTCGGACTGCAGGGGACTAAGCGCCAGCAACGTGGACCTGTCCAGACGCAGCTCCCTGATCGGCTAG